The genomic region GATTCTTGGCGCGCAGCACCCGCTGTCGGAGGCGCATGACGAGATGCTGTTCATCATCCAGCATCAGACCACGGAGCTGTGGATGCGGCTCGCTATCCACGAGCTCAGTGCTGCGCGCCGTGCGATCTCACGGGATGAGGTGCAGCCCGCGATGAAAATGCTGGCTCGGATGTCGCGCATCTTCGAGCAGCTCAACGGCGCCTGGGACGTGCTGCGCACCATGACGCCCAGCGAGTATACCCGCTTCCGCTCGCAGCTCGGACAATCCTCGGGCTTCCAGTCGCGGCAATACCGGCTGATCGAATTTCTGCTCGGCAACCGCAACCATGCCATGCTGAAGCCGCACGCGCACGATGCCGAGACGGTCAAGCTGCTCGAAGCCGAACTCGCGACGCCAAGCCTCTATGACGAGGTGCTGCGGCTCGCCGACCGCAACGGGCTCAAGATGCCTGCGGCGGTGCTGGCGCGCGACGTTCGTGAGACCCACAGCTTCAACGAAGGCGTGCTGCAGGCCTGGCGTATCGTCTACGAGGCGCCGGAGACGCACTGGATGCTCTACGAGCTGGCCGAGAAGCTGGTCGATTTCGAGGACTATTTCCGGCGCTGGCGCTTTAACCACGTCACCACGGTCGAGCGC from Bradyrhizobium sp. CB1015 harbors:
- the kynA gene encoding tryptophan 2,3-dioxygenase encodes the protein MTSRDYDPTSEGAETDFARRMSYGDYLALDAILGAQHPLSEAHDEMLFIIQHQTTELWMRLAIHELSAARRAISRDEVQPAMKMLARMSRIFEQLNGAWDVLRTMTPSEYTRFRSQLGQSSGFQSRQYRLIEFLLGNRNHAMLKPHAHDAETVKLLEAELATPSLYDEVLRLADRNGLKMPAAVLARDVRETHSFNEGVLQAWRIVYEAPETHWMLYELAEKLVDFEDYFRRWRFNHVTTVERVIGFKRGTGGTGGVSYLKRMLEVELFPELWRVRTIL